A window of Eikenella corrodens contains these coding sequences:
- a CDS encoding NGO1151 family protein, which translates to MEEINQRISYLEESCEALRVQNLVLGSALKSLLRSLPPDMAQDVLEAVRAGFDDELARLEYSDSAQSELFHDATYTFFGEKNY; encoded by the coding sequence ATGGAAGAAATCAATCAGAGAATCAGCTATTTGGAAGAGAGTTGCGAGGCTTTGCGCGTGCAAAACCTGGTGTTAGGCAGCGCGTTGAAAAGCCTGCTGCGCAGCCTGCCGCCGGATATGGCGCAAGATGTGTTGGAGGCAGTGCGTGCGGGCTTTGATGATGAATTGGCGCGGCTGGAATATTCCGACAGCGCACAAAGCGAGCTGTTCCACGATGCAACTTATACCTTTTTTGGCGAGAAGAATTACTGA
- a CDS encoding YgfZ/GcvT domain-containing protein, translating into MHTLCKLPFFGVAEVSGADAAEFLHSQLSNHILDLQPGEACFATYNSPRGRVLANMLVLRCADRFLLVMAADLLEATIKRLRMFVLRSKTVFHTDSAWQVYGQSGADTGADAAALKFAAEEGDNGLITLALAGGNRMVLSPAPLPDDDHPAAAEAWQAAEILQGRPWISQPTVESCVAQMLNQHLLGGVHFKKGCYPGQEIIARAQYRGQVRRGMAVCRSAQPVAVGSKVEADGEEVGIVINSAANDEAFVLLAVIKHVAAGKALQAGGQDLQTLKLLFETEADE; encoded by the coding sequence ATGCACACACTTTGCAAACTACCCTTTTTCGGCGTGGCGGAAGTGAGTGGCGCGGATGCCGCCGAATTTCTGCACAGCCAGCTTTCCAACCACATTTTGGATTTGCAGCCGGGCGAGGCTTGTTTCGCCACCTACAACTCGCCGCGCGGGCGGGTGCTGGCCAATATGCTGGTGTTGCGCTGTGCCGACCGTTTCCTGCTGGTGATGGCGGCGGATTTGCTGGAAGCCACGATAAAGCGTCTGCGGATGTTTGTGCTGCGCAGCAAAACGGTGTTCCACACCGACAGCGCCTGGCAGGTGTACGGCCAAAGCGGCGCGGATACGGGCGCGGATGCCGCCGCGCTCAAATTTGCTGCCGAAGAAGGCGATAACGGGCTGATTACGCTGGCTTTGGCCGGCGGCAACCGCATGGTGCTCAGCCCGGCGCCGCTGCCCGATGACGACCATCCTGCCGCTGCCGAAGCTTGGCAGGCCGCCGAAATTTTGCAGGGGCGGCCGTGGATTTCGCAGCCCACTGTGGAAAGTTGTGTGGCGCAAATGCTGAATCAGCACCTGCTCGGCGGCGTGCATTTCAAAAAAGGCTGCTATCCGGGGCAGGAAATCATCGCCCGCGCCCAATATCGCGGCCAAGTGCGGCGCGGTATGGCGGTGTGCCGAAGCGCCCAGCCGGTAGCCGTGGGCAGCAAGGTGGAAGCCGATGGCGAGGAAGTGGGCATTGTGATCAACAGCGCGGCGAATGATGAGGCTTTCGTGTTGCTGGCGGTGATCAAACACGTCGCGGCAGGCAAGGCCTTGCAGGCCGGCGGGCAGGATTTGCAAACGCTGAAGCTGTTGTTTGAAACGGAAGCGGATGAATGA
- a CDS encoding Slam-dependent surface lipoprotein — protein sequence MKAQTLLAIAITTLGLAACGSSGGGSPIDNDRNSPNPNSPINPDDPNPGGGNPPPPPANQRTGKAITLSSNGYQRISEQALSFTQQSFGVLKVDGQELFIIPPGVSALGLLDLQAGNTAHVGQIMTQSSYGYVREGTNAQGYMFSQGIVTSANDMPTSGTFTYSGYAVHAPVSNQTNAQIATGAANFNVDFGNRTISGTLTPNNTEVVLDNGIISGNSFSGTANSGAKFSGHFYGGHADEMGGTYQKSGEYTGAFGTQKIVP from the coding sequence ATGAAAGCACAAACCCTACTGGCCATCGCCATCACCACCCTTGGCTTGGCCGCCTGCGGCAGCAGTGGCGGCGGCAGCCCGATCGACAACGACCGCAACAGCCCCAACCCCAACAGTCCGATCAATCCCGACGACCCCAATCCGGGCGGCGGCAATCCTCCCCCGCCTCCCGCCAATCAACGTACCGGCAAGGCCATCACCCTGTCGTCTAACGGCTATCAGCGCATCAGCGAGCAGGCTCTGTCCTTTACCCAGCAAAGCTTTGGCGTTCTGAAGGTAGATGGCCAAGAACTGTTCATTATCCCTCCTGGCGTGTCTGCCCTCGGCCTGCTCGATCTACAAGCAGGAAACACCGCGCATGTAGGCCAAATTATGACGCAATCCAGCTATGGCTATGTCCGCGAAGGAACCAATGCCCAAGGCTATATGTTTTCACAAGGCATCGTGACCTCAGCCAACGACATGCCCACCAGCGGCACATTTACCTATTCCGGTTATGCCGTTCACGCCCCAGTGTCCAACCAAACCAATGCCCAGATTGCAACCGGCGCGGCCAACTTCAATGTTGATTTCGGCAACCGCACCATCAGCGGCACGCTTACTCCCAACAACACAGAAGTTGTATTGGATAACGGCATCATTTCCGGTAACAGCTTTAGCGGCACGGCCAACTCTGGCGCGAAATTCAGCGGCCATTTCTATGGCGGCCATGCCGATGAAATGGGCGGTACCTACCAAAAATCAGGTGAGTACACCGGCGCTTTCGGCACACAGAAAATCGTGCCTTAA
- the truB gene encoding tRNA pseudouridine(55) synthase TruB, translating to MKPQKRPLDGVLLLDKATGLSSNSALQQARRLYRAEKAGHTGVLDPLATGLLPVCFGQATKFAQYLLDADKAYIATLRLGQTTDTGDAEGSITATSHDEISQTDFQVACQQHLGAQQQLPPMYSALKHQGKPLYQYARQGIDIQRQPRSIHIHDIQILRFQYPEAQISVQCSKGTYIRTLAEDIAKSAHTLAHLTALRRTATAGFQIEHSHSIESLATLTEEQRDALLLPCDALVQHLPQHTASEQTIRALRFGQTPAAPPELPENTPLRIYTANGEFIGLVTSQQGYLKALRLMSTQAD from the coding sequence ATGAAACCTCAAAAACGCCCCCTCGACGGCGTCCTCCTGCTCGACAAAGCCACCGGCCTCTCTAGCAACAGCGCCCTCCAACAAGCCCGCCGCCTCTACCGTGCCGAAAAAGCCGGCCACACCGGCGTGCTCGATCCGCTGGCCACCGGCCTGCTTCCCGTCTGCTTCGGCCAAGCCACCAAATTCGCCCAATATCTGCTCGATGCCGACAAAGCCTACATCGCCACCCTCCGCCTCGGCCAAACCACCGATACCGGCGATGCCGAAGGCAGCATCACCGCCACCAGCCACGACGAAATCAGCCAAACCGATTTTCAGGTAGCCTGCCAGCAGCACCTCGGCGCACAGCAGCAGCTGCCCCCCATGTATTCCGCCCTCAAGCACCAAGGCAAACCCCTCTACCAATACGCCCGCCAAGGCATCGATATCCAACGCCAGCCCCGCAGCATCCATATCCACGACATCCAAATCCTCCGCTTCCAATACCCCGAAGCCCAAATCAGCGTGCAATGCAGCAAAGGCACCTACATCCGCACCCTCGCCGAAGATATTGCCAAAAGCGCCCACACCCTGGCCCACCTCACCGCCCTGCGCCGTACCGCCACCGCCGGCTTCCAAATCGAACACAGCCACAGCATCGAAAGCCTTGCCACGCTTACCGAAGAGCAGCGCGACGCCTTGCTGCTGCCCTGCGATGCCCTGGTGCAACACCTGCCGCAACACACGGCCAGCGAACAAACCATCCGCGCCCTGCGCTTCGGCCAAACCCCTGCCGCCCCGCCGGAACTGCCGGAAAACACCCCCCTGCGCATCTACACCGCCAACGGCGAATTCATCGGCCTCGTCACCAGCCAGCAAGGCTACCTGAAAGCCCTGCGCCTGATGAGCACGCAAGCCGACTGA
- a CDS encoding transferrin-binding protein-like solute binding protein codes for MKFSSLSALLLTAFALSACGSGGGGGGGGGPTIRLIEPPLGPGVVPRSISYIQLNGSNYARLTTGAVRFARNGNINSFDIMDPVTHAWRSIDIIPAGMSSGGFITLRDNNGIFRYVDGGQFLTHTRFGYVRDTDGSGYLMAQGEKAVNMPHTGSITYNGRVVHTENSSRMEEGTVRLFAHFDRNVIGGHVTVPSRGEFYLGTASIQGNEFHSGLYDGVGFAGAFYGPNAEEVGGTYYKRNLHNTADEFNGAFGAKR; via the coding sequence ATGAAATTTTCATCTTTATCCGCATTATTGCTTACGGCCTTTGCCCTGTCTGCCTGCGGTAGCGGGGGTGGAGGCGGAGGTGGTGGAGGCCCAACCATCCGCCTAATCGAGCCACCGCTAGGCCCAGGTGTTGTCCCCCGCTCCATCAGCTACATCCAACTTAATGGCTCCAACTATGCTAGACTAACCACCGGAGCCGTAAGATTTGCCAGAAATGGCAATATCAACTCTTTTGATATCATGGATCCGGTAACACACGCATGGCGGTCTATTGACATCATCCCCGCTGGAATGTCTTCTGGAGGATTTATTACGTTGAGAGATAACAACGGCATCTTCCGTTATGTTGATGGCGGCCAATTCCTCACCCATACCCGATTTGGCTATGTCCGAGATACAGACGGTAGTGGCTACTTGATGGCGCAAGGTGAAAAAGCTGTAAATATGCCGCATACCGGTTCAATCACCTACAATGGCAGAGTCGTCCACACCGAAAACTCCAGCCGCATGGAAGAAGGAACAGTCAGACTATTCGCACACTTCGATAGAAACGTCATTGGCGGACACGTAACCGTTCCCTCCCGAGGAGAATTCTACTTGGGAACTGCCTCCATCCAAGGTAATGAGTTCCACTCAGGGCTATATGACGGTGTCGGTTTTGCAGGGGCATTTTACGGCCCTAATGCCGAAGAGGTCGGCGGCACTTATTACAAGCGCAATCTCCATAACACCGCAGACGAATTTAACGGTGCATTTGGCGCCAAACGCTAA
- a CDS encoding peroxiredoxin family protein: protein MKKYLGALLLLAVLAAAGYILFAPKRQSAPAFALPNLQGQTVNHITLQGKVTLINFWFPSCPACATEMPKLIRMHQDYQGKNFQIIAVSIPVPSDPLPVVQTYAQTHRLPFTVLHDAQGYTQQAYQVIAAPTSFLVDKNGRIVKTYVGEPDFAEVYRLADQLLAE, encoded by the coding sequence ATGAAAAAATACCTCGGCGCCCTCCTCCTGCTGGCCGTGCTCGCCGCCGCCGGCTACATCCTGTTCGCCCCCAAACGCCAAAGCGCCCCCGCCTTCGCCCTGCCGAACCTGCAAGGCCAAACCGTGAACCACATCACCCTGCAAGGCAAAGTTACCCTCATCAACTTCTGGTTTCCCTCCTGCCCCGCCTGCGCAACCGAAATGCCCAAACTCATCCGGATGCACCAAGACTACCAAGGCAAAAACTTCCAAATCATCGCCGTTTCCATCCCCGTGCCGAGCGACCCCCTGCCCGTGGTGCAAACCTACGCCCAAACCCACCGCCTGCCCTTCACCGTGCTCCACGACGCACAAGGCTATACCCAGCAGGCCTACCAAGTCATCGCCGCCCCCACCTCCTTTCTGGTGGACAAAAACGGCCGCATCGTCAAAACCTATGTGGGCGAGCCCGACTTCGCCGAAGTGTACCGCCTGGCCGACCAACTGCTCGCTGAATAG
- a CDS encoding acyl-CoA thioesterase, giving the protein MPHHTHLTVRGYHLDVYRHVNNARYLEFLEEARWDYFDHNGLAEFFRNSRYGMAIVHIDIHYRRAALLGDRLDIETAFAQTDARQAVISQTIRKTGSPRILAEARVSFMLIDQTTGRAIRFPAELQQAIAAHIPSNPAEPAP; this is encoded by the coding sequence ATGCCACACCACACCCACCTCACCGTACGCGGCTACCACCTCGACGTATACCGCCACGTCAACAACGCCCGCTATCTCGAATTCCTCGAAGAAGCCCGCTGGGACTATTTCGACCACAACGGGCTGGCCGAATTCTTCCGCAACAGCCGCTACGGCATGGCCATCGTCCACATCGACATCCACTACCGCCGCGCCGCCCTCCTCGGCGACCGGCTCGACATCGAAACCGCCTTTGCCCAAACCGATGCGCGCCAAGCCGTAATCAGCCAAACCATCCGCAAAACCGGCAGCCCGCGCATCCTCGCCGAAGCCCGCGTCAGCTTCATGCTCATCGACCAAACCACCGGCCGCGCCATCCGCTTCCCTGCCGAGCTGCAGCAAGCCATTGCCGCCCATATCCCTTCCAACCCCGCAGAACCCGCCCCATGA
- a CDS encoding VacJ, translated as MYEINRSVFRLVPLQPFWNWLTALPGAELGDLTLEDLQNNANAYLTNPCDDGEEVWAEIKPQIDTIFAAELADWCEDESQWPDLHPDIFAEWFDIQFSPILCDLSAREVEREPFQPL; from the coding sequence ATGTACGAAATCAACCGCAGCGTATTCCGGCTGGTGCCGCTACAGCCGTTTTGGAACTGGCTCACCGCCCTGCCCGGTGCCGAACTCGGCGACCTCACCCTCGAAGACCTGCAAAACAACGCCAACGCCTACCTCACCAACCCTTGCGATGACGGCGAAGAAGTGTGGGCGGAAATCAAACCCCAAATCGACACCATTTTCGCCGCCGAACTGGCCGACTGGTGCGAAGACGAAAGCCAATGGCCCGATTTGCACCCCGACATCTTTGCCGAATGGTTCGACATCCAATTCTCCCCCATCCTCTGCGATTTGTCCGCCCGCGAAGTAGAACGCGAACCCTTCCAACCCCTGTAA
- a CDS encoding MlaA family lipoprotein: protein MKKLLTLTLLTIGLSGNALAEGVAYDPYEGYNRFMFGVNDRIDRYFLAPAARGYRTVTPKPVRSGIGNFFNNLRNIVSVGSNLLRLNISKASTDLVRVGINTTFGFGGLIGIAGAAQMPNNKNTLGDTFASWGWKNSNYFVYPLLGPSTVRDALGNTIVSVYSPEKLALGNGAGYWAVTGVKALDTRANLLELTDGVNQVALDRYAFIRDAYMSARAKQTGTTLPGSEDDYVPSFEEGGGNTGSESATSAATGQPAAEPATAEPPSAEPEANSTAPAEAPAPANTEPAAPADQENNSRPAPNTIHEEILSR, encoded by the coding sequence ATGAAAAAACTGCTCACCCTCACCCTGCTCACCATCGGCCTTTCCGGCAATGCCCTGGCCGAAGGCGTCGCCTACGACCCCTATGAAGGCTACAACCGCTTCATGTTCGGCGTGAACGACCGCATCGACCGCTATTTCCTCGCCCCCGCCGCACGCGGCTACCGCACCGTTACCCCCAAACCCGTGCGCAGCGGCATCGGCAACTTCTTCAACAACCTGCGCAACATCGTGAGCGTGGGCAGCAACCTGTTGCGGCTCAACATTTCCAAAGCCAGCACCGACCTTGTGCGCGTGGGCATCAACACCACCTTCGGCTTCGGCGGCCTTATCGGCATCGCCGGCGCCGCCCAAATGCCCAACAACAAAAACACCCTCGGCGACACCTTCGCCAGCTGGGGCTGGAAAAACAGCAACTACTTCGTCTACCCCCTGCTCGGCCCCAGCACCGTGCGCGATGCCTTAGGCAACACCATCGTCAGCGTTTACTCCCCCGAAAAACTCGCCCTCGGCAACGGCGCCGGCTATTGGGCCGTCACCGGCGTGAAAGCCCTCGACACCCGCGCCAACCTGCTCGAACTCACCGACGGCGTCAACCAAGTCGCGCTCGACCGCTACGCCTTCATCCGCGATGCCTACATGTCCGCCCGCGCCAAACAAACCGGCACCACCCTGCCCGGCAGCGAAGACGACTACGTGCCCAGCTTTGAAGAAGGCGGCGGCAACACCGGCAGCGAATCCGCAACCTCAGCCGCCACCGGGCAACCTGCCGCCGAACCGGCCACCGCCGAACCGCCGTCTGCCGAACCTGAGGCAAACAGCACCGCCCCCGCTGAAGCTCCTGCCCCGGCCAACACCGAACCAGCCGCCCCGGCAGACCAAGAAAACAACAGCCGCCCCGCCCCCAATACCATCCACGAAGAAATCCTCAGCCGCTAA
- a CDS encoding STAS domain-containing protein, producing MHSECRDETVYLSGEVTVSTVTAPLFRAYCQQLGYLKNSPAPAIDFSGVSQADSVCISLMAAAKRSRPEAAWAFRSLPAGVAALAELYEVGGWITS from the coding sequence ATGCACAGCGAATGCCGCGATGAAACCGTGTACCTCAGTGGGGAAGTAACCGTTTCCACGGTAACCGCCCCGCTGTTTCGCGCCTATTGCCAACAATTGGGCTACCTGAAAAACAGCCCCGCCCCCGCAATCGATTTCTCCGGCGTAAGCCAAGCCGATTCCGTCTGCATTTCCCTCATGGCCGCCGCCAAACGCAGCCGCCCCGAAGCCGCCTGGGCGTTTCGCAGCCTGCCCGCCGGCGTGGCCGCTTTGGCCGAACTGTATGAAGTAGGCGGCTGGATAACATCATGA
- a CDS encoding MlaC/ttg2D family ABC transporter substrate-binding protein, with the protein MKKSAFTAALSIGIMSIGLAFATPQQAVAQLKQNSAQVLNILKNAKNNNDVQVRRQAENYAIPYFDFTRMTELAVGANWRNATPAQKAALTEQFKTLLIRTYAGTMLQYRNANVVIRENAVQRGNSVIVTADITPAGGKPVTMDYTMYQSGGKYRVYNVAVEGASLVTVYRSQFNNTIAQKGIDGLIQELRSKNGN; encoded by the coding sequence ATGAAAAAATCCGCATTCACCGCCGCCCTGAGCATCGGCATCATGAGCATCGGCCTGGCCTTCGCCACGCCGCAGCAGGCAGTGGCACAGCTCAAGCAGAACAGCGCCCAAGTGCTGAACATCTTGAAAAACGCCAAAAACAACAACGATGTGCAAGTTCGCCGTCAGGCCGAAAACTACGCCATCCCCTATTTCGACTTCACCCGCATGACCGAGCTGGCCGTGGGCGCCAACTGGCGCAATGCCACCCCGGCGCAGAAAGCCGCGCTCACCGAGCAGTTTAAAACCCTGCTCATCCGCACCTATGCCGGCACCATGCTGCAATACCGCAACGCCAACGTGGTTATCCGCGAGAATGCCGTGCAGCGCGGCAACAGCGTTATCGTTACCGCCGACATCACCCCCGCCGGCGGCAAACCGGTAACCATGGATTACACCATGTACCAAAGCGGCGGCAAATACCGCGTGTATAACGTAGCCGTAGAAGGCGCCAGCCTGGTAACCGTATACCGCAGCCAATTCAACAACACCATCGCGCAAAAAGGCATCGACGGCCTGATTCAAGAGCTGCGCAGCAAAAACGGCAACTGA
- the mlaD gene encoding outer membrane lipid asymmetry maintenance protein MlaD: protein MKRSTLELWVGIFVALGIAAVVFLSLRVAGGQTVSRHSSYTVSASFTDIGGLKVKAPVKASGVVVGRVSSIQLDPKTYRAKVSLDIDSQYRFSTDVSAEILTSGLLGEQYIGLQQGAEETELKNGDTIEITSSALVLEQLIGKFMTNTVEKNGTTQ, encoded by the coding sequence ATGAAAAGAAGCACTTTAGAACTTTGGGTCGGCATTTTTGTGGCCTTGGGCATTGCCGCCGTGGTATTTTTATCGCTGCGCGTGGCTGGTGGACAAACGGTTTCCCGCCATTCGTCCTACACCGTTTCCGCCAGCTTTACCGACATCGGCGGCTTGAAGGTAAAAGCCCCGGTGAAGGCTTCTGGCGTGGTGGTGGGCAGGGTATCCTCCATCCAGCTCGACCCAAAAACCTACCGTGCCAAAGTCAGCCTGGATATCGACAGCCAATACCGCTTCAGCACCGACGTTTCCGCCGAAATCCTCACTTCCGGCCTGTTGGGCGAGCAATACATCGGCCTGCAGCAGGGCGCAGAGGAAACCGAACTGAAAAACGGCGACACCATCGAAATCACCAGCTCCGCCCTCGTGCTGGAGCAGCTGATCGGCAAATTCATGACCAACACCGTAGAAAAAAACGGCACCACGCAATAA
- the mlaE gene encoding lipid asymmetry maintenance ABC transporter permease subunit MlaE, producing MNFFRTLGAKTLAFLQELGKTTLFLFAVLARSGTLLPRLRLGIRQMYFTGVLSIIIIAVSGLFVGMVLGLQGYTQLAKFKSADILGYMVAASLLRELGPVLAGILFASSAGGAMTSEIGLMKTTEQLEAMKVMAVDPVARVVVPRFWAGVISMPLLASICNVAGIYGAYLIGVRYLGLDGGIFWSQMQANIDVGYDVVNGLIKSVVFGVAISLIAVYQGFHCRSTPEGILRASTRTVVSSALTVLALDFVLTAIMFIG from the coding sequence ATGAATTTTTTCCGAACTCTAGGCGCGAAAACGCTGGCTTTCCTGCAGGAACTGGGCAAAACCACCCTATTCCTGTTTGCCGTGCTGGCACGCTCCGGCACGCTGCTGCCGCGCCTGCGGCTGGGCATCCGCCAAATGTATTTCACCGGCGTGCTCTCCATCATCATCATTGCCGTATCCGGGCTGTTTGTGGGCATGGTATTGGGTTTGCAGGGCTACACGCAGCTGGCCAAATTCAAATCGGCCGATATTTTGGGCTATATGGTGGCCGCATCGCTGTTGCGCGAACTGGGGCCGGTGCTGGCCGGCATTCTGTTTGCCAGCAGCGCCGGCGGTGCGATGACCAGCGAAATCGGCCTAATGAAGACCACCGAGCAGCTGGAGGCGATGAAGGTGATGGCGGTCGATCCCGTTGCCCGCGTGGTGGTGCCGCGTTTTTGGGCAGGCGTGATTTCCATGCCGCTTCTGGCTTCTATCTGCAATGTGGCCGGTATTTACGGCGCCTATCTTATCGGCGTGCGCTATTTGGGCTTAGATGGCGGCATTTTCTGGTCGCAGATGCAGGCGAATATCGATGTAGGCTACGATGTGGTGAACGGGTTGATTAAGTCGGTGGTGTTCGGCGTGGCCATTTCGCTGATTGCCGTGTATCAGGGCTTCCACTGCCGCAGTACGCCGGAAGGCATCCTACGGGCCAGTACCCGCACCGTGGTGAGCAGCGCGCTCACCGTTTTGGCCTTGGATTTTGTTTTAACCGCCATCATGTTTATCGGATAA
- a CDS encoding DUF4303 domain-containing protein, which yields MIWNKWNAEEKTKIQRQLLQFTCEKTAAFLAEHPSETFYAFAYDCNTEYGQVSLCLNSEEFFQEGLSRSQAKFPEYYSSEEDIREYRYNTGNWQYQCFDTFTFIEEDEIDHIHGQIDGGNIDKWFALIGEFRAMCRETVREFAGSDVFAQIPKTAGFLTYAVDHEESIEEALQHAVSV from the coding sequence ATGATCTGGAATAAATGGAATGCGGAAGAAAAAACCAAAATCCAACGGCAGCTACTGCAATTTACCTGCGAAAAAACTGCCGCCTTCCTAGCCGAACACCCCAGCGAAACTTTTTATGCTTTCGCCTACGACTGCAATACCGAATACGGACAAGTCAGCCTGTGCCTGAACAGCGAAGAATTCTTCCAAGAAGGCCTAAGCCGCAGCCAGGCCAAATTTCCCGAATACTACAGTTCGGAAGAAGACATACGCGAATACCGCTACAATACCGGCAACTGGCAGTATCAATGTTTCGACACCTTTACCTTTATAGAAGAAGATGAAATCGATCATATCCACGGACAAATAGACGGCGGCAACATTGACAAATGGTTTGCCCTGATTGGTGAATTCCGCGCCATGTGCCGCGAAACGGTGCGCGAATTTGCTGGCAGCGACGTATTCGCGCAAATTCCGAAAACCGCCGGTTTCCTGACTTATGCCGTTGATCACGAAGAAAGCATAGAAGAAGCCTTGCAACACGCCGTTTCCGTATAA
- a CDS encoding ABC transporter ATP-binding protein, whose amino-acid sequence MATPFIEMQNVAFAYGERPILNNVSFQVAQGTFAAVMGGSGSGKTTLLRLITSQIAPTSGRVLINGRDLAAFNAKELHQHRRNMGVLFQFGALFTDLSVYENVAFPLREQTDLPEEIIRDLVRLKLSAVGLHGTENLMPDELSGGMSRRVALARTIALDPALMLYDEPFTGLDPISLGVIADLISKINRALRSTSMMVTHDVPHSLQIADQVIFLAHGEILFSGSPEEMRSLDSPWITQFINGLPNGPVAFRYPAERDIRQTLLQHNH is encoded by the coding sequence ATGGCCACACCCTTCATCGAAATGCAAAACGTCGCCTTTGCCTATGGCGAACGCCCCATCCTGAACAACGTTAGTTTTCAGGTAGCCCAAGGCACGTTTGCCGCCGTGATGGGTGGTTCCGGCAGTGGTAAAACTACCCTGCTGCGCCTGATTACCAGCCAAATTGCGCCCACTTCCGGCCGAGTGTTGATTAACGGCCGCGATCTTGCCGCATTCAACGCCAAAGAACTGCACCAGCATCGGCGCAATATGGGTGTGCTGTTCCAATTCGGTGCACTGTTTACCGATTTGTCCGTATATGAAAATGTAGCTTTCCCGCTGCGCGAACAAACCGATTTGCCCGAAGAAATCATCCGCGATTTGGTGCGCCTGAAGCTCAGTGCCGTCGGCCTGCACGGCACAGAAAACCTGATGCCGGACGAGCTATCCGGCGGCATGTCCCGCCGTGTCGCCCTAGCGCGCACCATTGCTCTCGACCCCGCGCTGATGCTGTATGACGAGCCATTTACCGGCCTCGACCCGATTTCACTGGGCGTGATTGCTGACTTAATCAGCAAAATCAACCGCGCCCTGCGCTCCACCAGCATGATGGTTACGCACGACGTGCCGCACTCGCTGCAGATTGCCGATCAAGTGATTTTCCTTGCCCACGGCGAAATCCTGTTTTCAGGTAGCCCGGAAGAAATGCGCAGTCTCGATTCGCCGTGGATTACCCAATTCATCAACGGCCTGCCCAACGGCCCGGTCGCCTTCCGCTATCCGGCCGAACGCGATATACGGCAAACCCTACTGCAACACAATCATTAA
- the pdxA gene encoding 4-hydroxythreonine-4-phosphate dehydrogenase PdxA: MSATPILAITSGEPAGIGPDICLTLARQTLPCRCVVLADKQLLAERARQLGYNTPLADYHPNHPPAQGTLEVLHIPLSTPCHTGQLNPANARYVLSLLDRAYNGICLGEFAGMVTAPLHKGIINDAGIPFSGHTEYLAAISHTEQVVMMLAGNGLRVALATTHLPLKDIPAAITRPLLHSVLHILHTDLQTKFGIAKPTILVAGLNPHAGEQGHLGWEEIQIIKPELQSLREQGLDVRGPYPADTLFQPFLLKDADAVLAMYHDQGLPVLKYASFGQGVNITLGLPFIRTSVDHGTALDLAGTGRADHGSLLTAIQTALDMAEHWQHHRAPS; encoded by the coding sequence ATGTCCGCCACCCCCATCCTAGCCATCACCTCCGGCGAACCTGCCGGTATCGGTCCCGATATCTGCCTTACTTTAGCCCGGCAAACTTTGCCCTGCCGCTGCGTTGTCTTAGCCGACAAACAACTTCTCGCCGAACGTGCCCGGCAACTCGGCTACAATACCCCCCTTGCCGATTATCATCCCAACCATCCGCCCGCCCAGGGCACACTGGAAGTTTTGCACATTCCCCTCTCCACCCCCTGCCACACCGGCCAACTCAACCCCGCCAATGCCCGCTACGTACTCTCCCTGCTCGACCGCGCCTATAACGGCATCTGCCTAGGCGAATTTGCCGGCATGGTAACCGCCCCGTTGCACAAAGGCATCATCAACGATGCCGGCATCCCTTTCAGCGGCCACACCGAATACCTCGCTGCCATTAGCCACACCGAACAAGTCGTCATGATGCTGGCCGGCAACGGCCTGCGCGTTGCCCTCGCCACCACTCACCTCCCCCTCAAAGACATCCCCGCCGCCATCACCCGCCCACTGTTGCACTCCGTGTTGCACATTTTGCACACCGACCTGCAAACCAAATTTGGCATCGCCAAACCCACCATCCTCGTGGCCGGACTCAATCCCCATGCCGGCGAACAAGGTCATCTCGGCTGGGAAGAGATTCAAATCATTAAACCCGAATTACAATCCCTGCGCGAGCAAGGCCTCGACGTACGCGGCCCCTATCCCGCCGACACCCTATTCCAGCCTTTCCTGCTCAAAGATGCCGACGCCGTGCTCGCCATGTATCACGACCAAGGCCTGCCCGTACTCAAATACGCCTCCTTTGGCCAAGGCGTGAACATTACCCTCGGCCTGCCCTTCATCCGTACCTCAGTCGATCACGGCACCGCCCTCGACCTAGCCGGCACCGGCCGCGCCGACCACGGCAGCCTGCTCACCGCTATCCAAACCGCCCTCGATATGGCCGAACACTGGCAACACCACCGCGCGCCATCATAG